The Hevea brasiliensis isolate MT/VB/25A 57/8 chromosome 1, ASM3005281v1, whole genome shotgun sequence genome has a window encoding:
- the LOC110637454 gene encoding uncharacterized protein LOC110637454 has protein sequence MAPPDGEAIASTYNKTISFSKPPRLSNDNNLHRTISDISYELSKEAIDIKQLPPISEVEDAKCECCGMSEECTPEYIDRVRNKFLGKWICGLCAEAVKEEKEKKRCKIEEAVNAHMSACARFNKFGRAYPVLSQAEAMREILKKSTRRAQSFSPKGAQKNGGGIARSSSCIAAITRDMTNFTMAN, from the coding sequence ATGGCACCACCAGATGGAGAGGCTATTGCTAGCACTTACAATAAGACCATCAGCTTCTCCAAGCCACCAAGACTCTCAAACGACAATAATCTTCATCGAACAATATCCGATATCTCTTATGAACTGAGCAAGGAAGCAATAGATATCAAGCAGCTCCCACCAATATCTGAGGTTGAAGATGCAAAATGTGAGTGTTGTGGCATGAGTGAAGAGTGCACCCCCGAGTACATTGATCGCGTTCGTAACAAGTTTTTAGGGAAGTGGATTTGTGGGTTGTGTGCAGAAGCAGTGAAGGAAGAGAAGGAGAAAAAAAGATGCAAAATAGAGGAGGCCGTGAATGCTCATATGAGTGCATgtgcaaggtttaacaagtttggTAGGGCATATCCAGTCCTGTCCCAAGCTGAGGCCATGAGGGAGATCTTGAAGAAAAGCACAAGAAGGGCACAATCTTTTAGTCCTAAAGGTGCTCAAAAGAATGGAGGAGGGATTGCCAGGAGTTCTAGCTGCATTGCAGCTATTACAAGGGACATGACCAATTTTACAATGGCAAATTGA